The Camelina sativa cultivar DH55 chromosome 16, Cs, whole genome shotgun sequence sequence AGATCTGTTGATGGTCCATTTACTTCGAGTAGCTTGCACTTCCAGAGGACCTTTGGCTGATGCATTGCCTCATATAACTGATGAACTGCATCAGCTTGGTGTAAGTCTTTTggataatataaattttcaatatttttttctatctattaAGGGAagcttcttcattttttttccccGAAAACCCTGTtaaatagtagtatttttttaaccatttcaGATATTGTCTGAAGAAGTGTTGGATTTAGCTTCCAAATCATCTCCAGACTTTAATAGAGCCTTTGAACATGTATTCAATCAAAACATGGTGCGTATCCCTTGGCCACTTCATCGTTATAAATTCTTTATTTGAGTTTCAAGTAATGCATCTgattaattttatcttttaaggCCTCAACCAGAGTTCCTCAGTTTTGGGAGCCACCTTCTGATTCTGGCGAGCCAAAGGCCTCACTCCCCAGTTCACGGTATCTCAATGACTTTGAAGAGTTGAAACCCCTTGGTATATTCTCTATTatgcttttctttctctttctagttttaaaggttatatatatgaatgatatGACGTTAATTCCCTGTGTGAACTTGATCAAATTCAGCAGTGTCTTTGCACAATGGTTTGCAAGATGTTATTCATTAGTTATTTAGATGCGTATCAACTTCTGCAGCAAATTGTCCACCTTCTTAGCATATTCTCTGCAGTTTGTTTAGAGGAAGTAGTTTTCCTTCTCTTTGCTGAAACTCTTTGTTCGCAGGCCAAGGTGGGTTTGGCCGCGTTGTCTTGTGCAAAAATAAACTGGATGGAAGACAATATGCAATGAAGAAAATTCGACTGAAGGACAAAGAGATACCTGTCAACAATCGGATACAGCGGTAAGTGAAAAGACTGTTCACATTATCCTTGATATCTATTGGTTCATGAGTATGATGCTAAAATTGTTTCTACATGTGCTCATTATGAGGTACTCAGAGAAGTAGCAACACTTTCCCGTTTGCAGCATCAGCATGTTGTACGTTACTATCAGGTAAAGGTCTTTTTTGCTCATCTGAATTTTGTACTGAGTAATGACTATATTCAGTGAGATACCTTGATATTGGATACCACCACGTGTACATCTTGTTGTCATAAAATTTCCGCTGCTTAGTGCTATTCTTTTTGCCTATGCTCTATTTGTTAACGATATTAATTTTTCACGAAAATAGGCCTGGTTCGAAACAGGAGTTGCTGATCCTTATGGTGGCGCAAATTGGGGATCAAAAACTGCAGGGAGTTCAATGTTCAGTTACTCGGGTGCAGTGTCAACTGAAATTCCTGAGCAGGACAATAAGCTTGAGTCAACTTATCTATATATTCAAATGGAGTATTGTCCAAGGTAAAGAGTTTATAAGCCCAACCTAAACTCTTATAATTTCACCCCGCCCATATCCTGAGCTTTTGAAACTTAGATAAATCATTGGTTTTACTTAAATatgttgatttttgacattgtgAGCTGAGTTATTTCTAAGTTCCTCACTTTCTTACGCTTacttatttacatatattagtggtcgaagaaaatatatatgcaaAGTAAAATGATCTAAAATGTCCGATGTTTCTATAAAATTGCGGATCAGTGCATTTCATCTCGTTTTTATTACCTTTTAGTATTTCTGTAGTCTAGCTTTGgttgctttcttgttttctcttcttacttTTTCTGTTCATACAATGTTCAAGGACTCTCCGCCAGGTTTTTGAATCATATAATCACTTCGACAAAGATTTTGCGTGGCATTTAAGTCGCCAAATTGTAGAAGGCTTAGCTCATATCCATGGACAAGGAATAATTCATCGTGACTTTACACCGAACAATATTTTCTTTGACGCCCGAAATGATatcaaaattggggattttggtCTTGGTATGCTTCCCTACCTAATGCTATTCTTTGCTTAATTTCTTGGTATGTCTGTTGTCCACATGCTTCTCTGTGTTAGACTTAAAGCTCTTTAATAATGTAACGAAGGTAGGTTCCTTGTCATGCTGGATTTTTTGCGTTTTATCCTTCAAAAGTTTACTATGTTGTTCAAGTCTTTGAATAAAAGAATCAACCTAGTCATCTCATTGTACTGTGATTATTCGACCTGTGGAATGGAGAAAAGAAACGATGATGCATGCATTTTCTTACCTTATCAGCAAAGTTCCTGAAGCTGGAACAGTTGGATCAAGATGGGGGTGTCTCTATGGATGTGGCTGGAAGTGGGGTTGATAGTACTGGTCAAGCCGGTACTTACTTTTACACAGCACCTGAAATTGAGCAAGGTTGGCCTAAGATTGATGAAAAGGTTAGTAGCTGTTGGTGCCTTGGCTGAGTCTTATCCATAAAATGTttgtatttactttttcttctgGTCCTAaggtttttattatttcttcttATGTCTGTGTTTCTAAATGATGTTTTTAAATTGTAGGCCGACATGTATAGCTTAGGGGTTGTGTTCTTCGAACTTTGGCACCCTTTTGGAACCGCCATGGAGAGACACATTACTTTAACTAATCTGAAGCTGAAAGGGGAACTACCTCTCAAATGGGTAAATGAATTTCCCGAACAGGCTTCTCTACTGCGGCGTTTAATGTCTCCAAGTCCATCTGATCGCCCCTCTGCGACAGAACTTCTTCAGCATGCATTTCCTCCCAGAATGGAATCTGAGTTACTGGATAGTAAGTTCATTTCAGTTCTCTATTTGAGTCGATATCAAATGAACGTTCTTTGTTGTTTGGGATTTTCATCTGATCTGTGATGTTTTTCTACTATGGCTAAACAATCAATAGTCTTGTATTGTCTCCATTTCGCTGAAAAAAAATTCGTCAATTGGATGTCTGTCTGTTTAGGTCACTCGCTCCTAAAGGCTAAAGCATACAAATTACTCGAGTTGGTGTTAGTAGTGGATATGTTCacttttattttgatgacatgTTGATTCTTTCTCAAAATCATATCCTTTTTTTTCGGTCTTTTTCACCTGACATCAAGTAacccgtttcttttttttgaatttcagaTATATTAAGAATAATGCAAACTTCTGAAGATTCAAGTGTCTATGATAGAGTAGtaaatgtgatatttgatgAAGAAGTATTAGAGACGAAATTCCATCAGTCTAGTAGATCGAGACTGTGTGCAGATGATAGTTATGTTCAATACACAGAGATGGATACAGAGCTTCGTGATTATGTTGTTGAAATCACAAAGGAAGTCTTTAGGCAGCATTGTGCGAAGCATCTGGAGGTCATCCCAATGCGTTTACTTGGTGATTGTCCTCAGTTTAGCAGGTATACTTGTTTACTTGGTGCTATCCATTATCTGTCATTCAAACTAGATTTTGATCTAACTTTTATCTTCCCTCTAAAGGAAAACTGTAAAACTTTTGACCAATGGAGGAGATATGCTTGAACTATGCTATGAGCTACGACTGCCTTTTGTGCACTGGATTAACGTAAATCAGGTGCGGTTTTTCTTACGCTTATCGTTCTTCTGTTTCTGGTATGTTAAACAGAAAAGTGCTCATATAGTTGGTACGACTTTCTATTTGAGATTTTCTCTAGTGAGTTTTAGAGTCAGTTGGTAGTTAGGTCTAATTTTGAAGGAACAGATCCAGGATATTTTAATTAagaatactataatttttaagAGACTATGTAATGCTAATTACAGTTAAAGCGTACTGTCACATCATTTAAATAAAGTTTGAAATGATTTGGATTTTGCGCAAGTCATAGTCATAGTGCTTTATTTAGCTAATTTGGCACCCGTCAATTTTGCAATGCAGAAATCCTCATTCAAGCGATATGAAATATCTCATGTCTACAGGAGAGCAATTGGCCATTCTCCACCAAATCCATGTCTTCAGGTATTGTGCTCACACTTTCTGCTAAGATAAATGCTGGCCAATATAGTGTAAGATAAACTGGCTGTTTATTTTACCATTTATTTTCTCTGTCAAAAAGAGGATGTGCTCATAAATGTTTTGATTGCCAATAGGCGGACTTTGACATTGTTGGAGGCACACCGTCCCTGACGGAGGCAGAAGTCCTCAAGGTTATCATTTTATTCACGATATAAATGAAATGAAtcttctacttttatatattgagTTAATGATCATTACATGGTTTATAAGTCACACTGCCAACTTTTGGAGGAAATGTAGTGAGTGTTATGATGGTGCTTCTGGGAAACTAACGTGTAAAATGAACAATTATTTGCTTATTCTCCTGCCTTATGCATTTTGCTAGAGAGTTTGCATCTCCTGCACCGTTTTAATCCACCAACTTTTCAGGTGATAGTGGACATCACAACCCACATATTTCATCGCGGATCTTGTGACATTCATTTGAATCATGGAGATTTGCTGGATGCGATTTGGTCCTGGGCAGGAATTAAGGCAGAGCATAGACGAAAGGTTGCAGAGGTATGGTTATTGTTAGTTCAAGCCTTCAAGGATATGGGTCATTgtatcaattgttttttttcagtaTCTTGTCCAAAATCTTTTTCGTGTTTTCCAATTGAAGCTTCTTTCCATGATGGGATCCTTGCGTCCTCAGTCATCTGAGCGGAAGTTAAAATGGGTTTTCATAAGACGTCAACTTCTGCAGGTTTGAGGCTACACAATAACCTATGCGTGGTTGGCAATTATAGTAACTTGCCACATATCNNNNNNNNNNNNNNNNNNNNNNNNNNNNNNNNNNNNNNNNNNNNNNNNNNNNNNNNNNNNNNNNNNNNNNNNNNNNNNNNNNNNNNNNNNNNNNNNNNNNNNNNNNNNNNNNNNNNNNNNNNNNNNNNNNNNNNNNNNNNNNNNNNNNNNNNNNNNNNNNNNNNNNNNNNNNNNNNNNNNNNNNNNNNNNNNNNNNNNNNNNNNNNNNNNNNNNNNNNNNNNNNNNNNNNNNNNNNNNNNNNNNNNNNNNNNNNNNNNNNNNNNNNNNNNNNNNNNNNNNNNNNNNNNNNNNNNNNNNNNNNNNNNNNNNNNNNNNNNNNNNNNNNNNNNNNNNNNNNNNNNNNNNNNNNNNNNNNNNNNNNNNNNNNNNNNNNNNNNNNNNNNNNNNNNNNNNNNNNNNNNNNNNNNNNNNNNNNNNNNNNNNNNNNNNNNNNNNNNNNNNNNNNNNNNNNNNNNNNNNNNNNNNNNNNNNNNNNNNNNNNNNNNNNNNNNNNNNNNNNNNNNNNNNNNNNNNNNNNNNNNNNNNNNNNNNNNNNNNAATTGAAGCTTCTTTCCATGATGGGATCCTTGCGTCCTCAGTCATCTGAGCGGAAGCTAAAATGGGTTTTCATAAGACGTCAACTTCTGCAGGTTTGAGGCTACACAATAACCTATGCGTGGTTGGGAGTCACATATTTATAGTATAGTCTTCTATGTCTTACTCGGAATCTCCTGCTTAACAGGAGTTGAAGTTACCTGAAGCTGTTGTCAATAGACTGCAGACTGTTGCTTCAAGGTTTTGTGGAGCTGCAGATCAAGCACTTCCTCGTTTAAGAGGGGCGCTACGTGCTGGTACGATCTAACTCTTTCCCTAAACTTTTGAACCAGATTGTTATTGGTTTCATTTTGCTGCAGATAGACCTACACGTAAAGCACTAGATGAGTTGTCAAACCTCTTAACCTACCTGAGAGTCTGGAGGATAGAAGAGCATGTTCATATTGATGTTCTGATGCCACCTACTGAAAGTTATCACCGGAATTTGTTTTTTCAGGTACAAGTGAATGTGGGGATTCTTTGGGTCTTTGTTAGGTTTTTGGATGTTTAATAGCTGAATGTGTTGCTTATAGTGATCGGTATGCTTATTCGGGAAACAGGCGAAGAGATTGTTCTTTATAAATGATTAGTGGATGTTAGCTTGTTGTTGATTCTGATTAGAGTTCTTCATAAAAGAGGAATTAAAAAGTTCGAAATTTATTCTCATACAATTAGCTCTTGAATGGTGAAACCCTGTTTATCAGTAGACTGTTGTAGCATGCAGTTTGATATCATCCttttttacaatataatttgCTATGGTGATTTTAATATCTCTGAACTCCATACAAATTTTTGCTAGGTTTTCTTAACCAAAGAAAATAGCTCTGGGACATCTAATGATGGCGTTTTACTTGCTGTTGGTGGTCGTTATGATTTTTTGGTGCAGGAAGTGTGTGATCGTGAATATGTAAGTTCTTTCCACATAGTTTCATATCTGAGAAGTTAAGATATCTAGCATTTATTATGATTACTAATGTTAAGAAGAAATTTGAAGGCTTTCGCCTCTTTATTCACTTAAAAAAGATACTTGTTTGGTCTCAGTGTATGAACTGTAAACCGAGAAGAGAAATTGATCTTTATCCTCTTATCCACTGGTGTCAATGTGAAATGGTAAAAcaaggttttgtgtttttgtctgTCATTGAATCCAGAAAATGAATCTCCCTGGCGCTGTTGGCGTTAGTCTTGCACTGGAGACAATATTTCAGCATCTTCCTATGGATCTAAGGCCTATTAGGTTCGTTGTTCCTTCTGAATCCCTTTCATGATCTAAAATGGAAACACCTTTGTTGATATGTATTGAACTTGCAGAAATGAAGTCAGCACCAGTGTACTTGTTTGTTCAAGAGGAGGTGGCGGTTTACTGTCCCAACGCATGGAGCTAGTTGCGGAACTATGGGAAAAAAGTATTAAGGTGAAAgctttaatatgttttgttcatagatTTGTTTGGATAATAATCAATTTGTGTTACATCTAACAACATGTCCGTGTATGCATTGATAGGCTGAGTTTGTTCCAACACCTGATCCAAGTCTTACAGAGCAGTATGAATATGCAAACGAACATGAAATCAAATGTCTGGTGATCATCACAGAGTCTGGAGTGGCTGAAAGTCAAATAGAGTTTGTAAAGGTAAGAAATACAACATTTTAACTATTGAAGAGATCCGTGAAAAATGACCCTGAGATTTGTGGTTTGTAGGTTCGGCACCTTGAATCGAAGAGGGAGAAAGTGGTAGAAAGAGAACAACTTGTCAGATTTCTGCTGAGTGCAATGGCTGTCCAATTTAGAAACCCCTCTGTTTGGAGCTAAAGAGAGTAAAGAAAGCGCCACTTTTGTTTCCACTTTGtgcttgaaaaaaatattatttgtcgTCGCTCTGAGTCACAAgtttatatcattttcaattttttttaatgtaaaattacaatcttatattcttatgttcatatatatatggtatcgTTTATTTACATTCATTTGCCTACACTAGTTCAACTTCAACCTCTCAATAAAACTATCTTTTCTccatgtaattatttaattgttggcaataataaatcataaatggcATAATGTCTTTCAAAAGCATAGATGAGGGGAAGCTTTTAGAAGTAAAAATTTCATAATCGTagcatttgtatttttttttgtttctgctaTCTCCGTTGCCCGGATTTGTATGACCGGTTTGAGCTTTTGTCTCTTCTGTTCTTGAGGTCTTGTAAGATATTttgcttttaagttttaataatgAATTCTTGCGAGAAGGTAAAATGGCATTATCTCTCACAAGTGAAAAGACTAATAATTTTTATCGAAATGCGTGAAGCAAAGAGCCCGtatagctcagtggtagagcgtCAGTCTTGTAAACTGAAGGTCCGTAGTTCGATCCTGCGTGTGGgcactttttaatttttttcctttccttttaGTGACTTGTTGTATTTGATTGTTAACTTTGTTCAGTGCAAACATAGACACTATCGAGGACTtggtctcaactctcaaggGAAGATCACTTATACAAAAAAGAACTTGGTAATAATTAGTTAAGAAAAATTTCATACATTCTTCCTTGAAGAGAGTCTCTCTGCCTCTTAGTTACATTCCTGCCTTAAGGAACACACATTATACATCAGAGtaaaataacttatatatatatatgtgtcatttttactaaaaaacttgagaaaacactttttttttttcagaaattatGATGCAAGAATAGGCTCTGTCCAGGAGAAGCTGGCCCTATCTCTTCCTCAAGACTCCTCAAGACTTCTTGTTGTTTCCTCccttcatcctcctcctccactacATCTTCTTCAGAGGCCGATGATTTCCTCCTCTGCGATGATGTCACACTTGGGAAAGTTATCCATGATCCGCCTCTAAATTCCGTGTTCTCGGAACCAGACCTTTTTGAACCGATCCTCCATGACTTCTTGTGCATTCTACTGCTCCCAAGCACTACTTCAGTTGGTAATATTGGCTGCTCGCTGCTCGGGTTCCCCATTAGCTGTGCAAGCGCTCGTTCCAATGCTGTTGTCACTTTATCCATCGACGGTCTATCTTTCCCTCTCATCCTCACGCATTTGCAAGCCACGCTCACGATTCTTTTCAAAGCTTCAATTTCAGATGGATGTTTCAAGACCGGGTCCAAGAGTGCGTTTATATCTCCTGCTTTGATCAAAGGAACCGCCCACTCTACTATGTTCCCTTCTTCGTAGTGCATGTCTATGGCTTTTCTTCCACTTAGGATCTCTAGAAGCAGGACTCCAAAGCTGTACACATCGGATTTGGTTGTGAGATAGTGCAGTCGATAGTACTCGGGATCGAGGTAACCGAGAGTTCCTGCTGGTAGTTCTGCCAAAGGAGAGCCACTATCAACAGGACCAagtaaggagagaccaaaatcAGCTACTCGAGcattgtgttcttcatctataaGAATGTTTGATGATTTAATATCCCGGTGAATCACGGGAGGGCAGGCGTAACCATGCAAGTATTCGATTCCTCTAGCAGCTTGGACAGCAATCGTTACTCGTTTGACCCAATCTAGTTGTTCTTTCAAGGCCTTGTTCTTTCCATGAAGATGGTTGTGCAGTGAGCCGTGTGCCATAAACTCATAAACCAGAAGCCTTTCTCCACCTTCTTCGCAGTATCCGAGAAGGCTGAGAAGATGAGCATGGTTGAGTCTTGATAACAGATCAAGCTCCGTGCGAAACTCATTTGAGTTCTTCTGTTTGTCTGATGACATTATCGCTTTCTTCAACGCAACAGTGGTTCCATCTCTCAGTACACCTTTGTACACACATGAGAAACTCCCTTTCCCCACTATTGACTCTTCTTTGAATCCATCGGCAGCCTTTTCAAGTTCCTCATAAGTGAAAACTCGAGCCCTTCTGCGCTTTTGCAGCTCATCAAGATCAGGACGGATTTTGCCATTATCTTTCGTAAAGGCTGAATCTTTAGAAGACCTTGTATCATTTTCTGAGCACCTACAATGCCTCAGTCTGTAACGAATGTATAAAACCGCTGTTATCGAGACAACTGCTACCAAAAAGAGAGCAAAGCCAATCTCTGCAGTTGCAATAGGTAGCTGCAGTGACCAGAATTTTCCTCTTGCCTTGCCCCCACTAGTAGACGCAGAAGAGCAGTTTGAAGAGCATTCAGTTGAGAAGCAACTCGAGCAGTTATAAAGACAAACCTGATCAGATCTCTCCGTGCATTCGCTTTTCTGATACATTTCAGTAGGGCAGTTCGGACTACATGGCAAGCAAATGTGAGAGCCAGGCACTTTGCAAGGCGAGTTGTCTTGGTTACTGAGTTCATGAGTTCCTGGTGGACAAGGAGTGTTTATACAGAGTCCCCGTGAGACAGCTAAAGGGATAGAAGCAGGGAAACCAAGACCCCAACAAACAGGTGACATAGAAGtccctgagagaactccacaagTGAAGTAATTCCCTGCTGCAAGATCATAAAAGCCTATACCTTTAGGAGCAGGTGTACTCCGATTAACGAAAAAACCCCAGCAAACCGCACTATGATCATAACGTTTGATTCCACAAGCATAAAACTTTCCACCAACCACTGCCAAGAGTGGCTCTTTTGGTGGTAAATTAAGAATCTGTTCCCCTGTCGACGTCCCTGAGATCTCCTCTTCGAACTCAAAGCTCTTTCCCCAACAGAGCACTCTCGAATTCAACCCGTCAAGAATGCCACAGACATGGTATCCACCAGctgcaattttctgaaactttgTTTCCTTTGGGATTAAACTGATTACTTGGCTGCTGTTCTCGTCGCCCCAACAGAAAACAGACTTATCTTTGGAGGACAGCCCGCAGTTGAACTCGGCGCCAGCCGAGAGAGAATGTATCTGCTTACCAAAGACAAAGTTTCTGGTCATATTATATCCCCAACAATcaacaagggaagaagaagaaacgttgCTGCTCTGTCTTCTTCCCACNTATTCGATTCCTCTAGCAGCTTGGACAGCAATCGTTACTCGTTTGACCCAATCTAGTTGTTCTTTCAAGGCCTTGTTCTTTCCATGAAGATGGTTGTGCAGTGAGCCGTGTGCCATAAACTCATAAACCAGAAGCCTTTCTCCACCTTCTTCGCAGTATCCGAGAAGGCTGAGAAGATGAGCATGGTTGAGTCTTGATAACAGATCAAGCTCCGTGCGAAACTCATTTGAGTTCTTCTGTTTGTCTGATGACATTATCGCTTTCTTCAACGCAACAGTGGTTCCATCTCTCAGTACTCCTTTGTACACACATGAGAAACTCCCTTTCCCCACTATTGACTCTTCTTTGAATCCATCGGCAGCCTTTTCAAGTTCCTCATAAGTGAAAACTCGAGCCCTTCTGCGCTTTTGCAGCTCATCAAGATCAGGACGGATTTTGCCATTATCTTTCGTAAAGGCTGAATCTTTAGAAGACCTTGTATCNNNNNNNNNNNNNNNNNNNNNNNNNNNNNNNNNNNNNNNNNNNNNNNNNNNNNNNNNNNNNNNNNNNNNNNNNNNNNNNNNNNNNNNNNNNNNNNNNNNNNNNNNNNNNNNNNNNNNNNNNNNNNNNNNNNNNNNNNNNNNNNNNNNNNNNNNNNNNNNNNNNNNNNNNNNNNNNNNNNNNNNNNNNNNNNNNNNNNNNNNNNNNNNNNNNNNNNNNNNNNNNNNNNNNNNNNNNNNNNNNNNNNNNNNNNNNNNNNNNNNNNNNNNNNNNNNNNGGCTGATAAGATTGCATCAGAAGCCCACACATAAACCCATCTCCACCCGTTAAACCGATGAACTGGAAGTGAGCAGGAGTCCCATAGAGGATCGCTGAGTTTGATCCGTAGCAAACCACAAGATGAGACCCATCAGATTTCAGACCACATAATACAGAACCACCTTCTCCGTAGGAAATTGCAATTGGAGACATTGAACCAAGAGCTGAAGCAAGCTGCCATATACTAGTGAAAAGCACAAGCTTTACAAGGAGAGTCCATTCCCTTGCTCTCCTTTCGAACATTCTCATTCTTAGCTACTTTTCGAAGTCAACCCAAACGCTTCTTAGCTACTTACTGCGTTCACTTTCTGAGACATTCCATAGATTGACTAAAGAGTGTGACCCTTGATTGGTAAAAAGCAAACCAGTCACCACAAAACTGTGATCTTTAGGACGAGACTGCAATCAAGGGCATGCAAcatatgaaagaaaagaaatttctAGCAATGAGAGCTGAATTAGTGTCGAAGAAACAAAGGAACGAGAAGCAAGACAGACTCCGAAGATTTAGGAAACAAAGTAGGAAAATTCAGACAACCAATGTCAAAGAAGGACCTCTCTTGGCTCTCTGTTCTTCTGCAgcggaaaacaaaaagaaacttacCCCTTTCAAGATCTCAGACCGCAAAGTAATAACATCATAACATCTTCAAAGACCCTTTTTAATAAAGCTAAGCTTCTCCAAaaatttcctatttttttttgttttgtttttttttgccgaCTAAAGAAGTGTAGAGAGAGGAATTGAGTGGTGAAAATGGGAGCTAGAGTTATACATTAAGCAGTAGCTCATGAAAATCTTGAGAAAcccagagagaagagagaagatagaAGAGAGAGACATTGGAGCTGCTTATCACAGAGAGTCATGTAGTACTGAGATTGCATTAAATGCGACCAAAACTGCTGCTTCTGAATAATGGCAAATGTAGGTGACGCCATTTAATATAAAGAGTTAATGTTAccaaattttttcttcttgctttctcgttttacgtttttatttattCGAAATTTTCCCCAATCTTCCCAAATTTCTGCAATCTAACCCCAAAAAAGTTTTATGTCAAGTTTCCATCTCTATGCACATTGGAGTTAACACAAGAGAATCTAAAGCTTCCTTTTTTCTAATGGGGTGTCTTTTACTTGCGCCGTTGCCGTCGGTGTTTGGTTTTGAGCAAACCGAAACATTAGAACTATctttaatcttaaaaatatacAACAAATAAGTAAATGGTTTGTGAGGTTTcatgcacttatttttttttttaaagttcaacTCTGTTTCTCGAGACACAAACAtcctcttttgtcttcttcctcttcatctcctTGTGCCCCTCAAAAGAAATGTTTTGTCCTCTTTAGGCTCAAGATTTCAAACACACGCACAAGAGACCAAAATTGAAAATCTTGAGTTGACTCAATTCATATGTTCTTCCTACTGAAAGTTGAAAAATTCTGAAGTTGTTGACTTGAGGGCCTCAAGTTCAGATTCTAaaagggtgtgaatggttgcagcggttggTACGGACAAATCTGTGTGTGGAGTGGatcgttttttatttaccattcagcaAATGTAGTACGCAATGGCGCGGTCCAAATAAAGTAGAGATAAGACCGCAACAGACCAACTGCAGACCGCTTTTACATACACATAGAGTTGGTCCGCAACGGTCTGAAATCTGCCTTAAAAATGGAGCGGTCCAGACCGCAGATGGATTTGACCGCCCTaaccgcagttaccattcaaaccctaAGAATAACAACTGTCCAGTCACGTGCTACTCACATGCTAACGAAAAGGGTCCATATTTTACTTACTACTTTGCAGACCTGACTGAGACACACAAAGTCTATTCTTACACTAAAAAATTTCCTCATTTATTAACAATCAACAATGTGAAGTATAAAAAGACATGATTTTCTTCATATGTTGTGTAAACAGGAGCTTCTCTCTTTAGAACTATGTGGCGAGTATACATGATAACACCATCATATGTTTTCGAGGATGTTACTCCAACATGTTTCATTCCTTACAGTCAGACCCTTTGCTTCTATTCAACAACACGGTGTATGCAACATTGGTCTATAAGCTAGTCTCATACATTGGTCTATGAATGAATTTGATATGTATAACAACATAGAATTGCGTTTACAGccttgaaacaaacaaaatagacGAAACCAAAAAGAATTGCATACTGACCTAAAACTGACTTCTCCCTAGGTCACTGGCTCACTGCAAAATCCTTCAGTAATAATCGACCCAATGTTTTTAATGGAATCTCCATGTACTTGATGTCCTAAGTGCAAGCCAACAACCAAAAATTACTTTTCATATAGCTTCATTACTTTTTGTTGTATCACTCATATGTTTATAGAGAGAGCACAAAATCATACCTCATAAAAAAAGCAGCAGAAGAAACCACTTGGTCAGAGGAAAGGCCATTTCTTGACTATCTCTACATCATGTATATAGCCATTCTCCTATTACTTGAACAATATTATACAATATAATAGATGCTTTCATTTCATACAAGTCACTCTGACCGCGCCTGCTCACTTAAAACTTCACTCTT is a genomic window containing:
- the LOC104749421 gene encoding eIF-2-alpha kinase GCN2 isoform X1, translating into MGRSSKKKKKRGGSGRRGQLKDHGSNDDEDNELLSEEITALTAIFQEDCKIVSGSGSPPQIVIKLRPYSKDMGYEDIDISAMLLVRCLPGYPYKSPKLQITPEQGLTIADAEKLLSLLEDQANSNAREGRVMIFNLVEAAQEFLSEILPESHDEESVPSLTAHRSAQFIEQPMLSNKAKSCSGGPFVYGFIDLFSGLEDARNWSLTPDENRGIVSSVKSHPLDASRILHEKPDKNLKRFEDHAKEEVALPAPIAKLNTVQEDNVDDTSISSFESSKSSDDVESGIFQNQKKQESNLQDDTAEGDTTEDDSSNSESESLGSWSSDSLAQDQVPQISKKDLLMVHLLRVACTSRGPLADALPHITDELHQLGILSEEVLDLASKSSPDFNRAFEHVFNQNMASTRVPQFWEPPSDSGEPKASLPSSRYLNDFEELKPLGQGGFGRVVLCKNKLDGRQYAMKKIRLKDKEIPVNNRIQREVATLSRLQHQHVVRYYQAWFETGVADPYGGANWGSKTAGSSMFSYSGAVSTEIPEQDNKLESTYLYIQMEYCPRTLRQVFESYNHFDKDFAWHLSRQIVEGLAHIHGQGIIHRDFTPNNIFFDARNDIKIGDFGLAKFLKLEQLDQDGGVSMDVAGSGVDSTGQAGTYFYTAPEIEQGWPKIDEKADMYSLGVVFFELWHPFGTAMERHITLTNLKLKGELPLKWVNEFPEQASLLRRLMSPSPSDRPSATELLQHAFPPRMESELLDNILRIMQTSEDSSVYDRVVNVIFDEEVLETKFHQSSRSRLCADDSYVQYTEMDTELRDYVVEITKEVFRQHCAKHLEVIPMRLLGDCPQFSRKTVKLLTNGGDMLELCYELRLPFVHWINVNQKSSFKRYEISHVYRRAIGHSPPNPCLQADFDIVGGTPSLTEAEVLKVIVDITTHIFHRGSCDIHLNHGDLLDAIWSWAGIKAEHRRKVAELLSMMGSLRPQSSERKLKWVFIRRQLLQELKLPEAVVNRLQTVASRFCGAADQALPRLRGALRADRPTRKALDELSNLLTYLRVWRIEEHVHIDVLMPPTESYHRNLFFQVFLTKENSSGTSNDGVLLAVGGRYDFLVQEVCDREYKMNLPGAVGVSLALETIFQHLPMDLRPIRNEVSTSVLVCSRGGGGLLSQRMELVAELWEKSIKAEFVPTPDPSLTEQYEYANEHEIKCLVIITESGVAESQIEFVKVRHLESKREKVVEREQLVRFLLSAMAVQFRNPSVWS
- the LOC104749421 gene encoding eIF-2-alpha kinase GCN2 isoform X3 codes for the protein MGRSSKKKKKRGGSGRRGQLKDHGSNDDEDNELLSEEITALTAIFQEDCKIVSGSGSPPQIVIKLRPYSKDMGYEDIDISAMLLVRCLPGYPYKSPKLQITPEQGLTIADAEKLLSLLEDQANSNAREGRVMIFNLVEAAQEFLSEILPESHDEESVPSLTAHRSAQFIEQPMLSNKAKSCSGGPFVYGFIDLFSGLEDARNWSLTPDENRGIVSSVKSHPLDASRILHEKPDKNLKRFEDHAKEEVALPAPIAKLNTVQEDNVDDTSISSFESSKSSDDVESGIFQNQKKQESNLQDDTAEGDTTEDDSSNSESESLGSWSSDSLAQDQVPQISKKDLLMVHLLRVACTSRGPLADALPHITDELHQLGILSEEVLDLASKSSPDFNRAFEHVFNQNMASTRVPQFWEPPSDSGEPKASLPSSRYLNDFEELKPLGQGGFGRVVLCKNKLDGRQYAMKKIRLKDKEIPVNNRIQREVATLSRLQHQHVVRYYQAWFETGVADPYGGANWGSKTAGSSMFSYSGAVSTEIPEQDNKLESTYLYIQMEYCPRTLRQVFESYNHFDKDFAWHLSRQIVEGLAHIHGQGIIHRDFTPNNIFFDARNDIKIGDFGLAKFLKLEQLDQDGGVSMDVAGSGVDSTGQAGTYFYTAPEIEQGWPKIDEKADMYSLGVVFFELWHPFGTAMERHITLTNLKLKGELPLKWVNEFPEQASLLRRLMSPSPSDRPSATELLQHAFPPRMESELLDNILRIMQTSEDSSVYDRVVNVIFDEEVLETKFHQSSRSRLCADDSYVQYTEMDTELRDYVVEITKEVFRQHCAKHLEVIPMRLLGDCPQFSRKTVKLLTNGGDMLELCYELRLPFVHWINVNQKSSFKRYEISHVYRRAIGHSPPNPCLQADFDIVGGTPSLTEAEVLKVIVDITTHIFHRGSCDIHLNHGDLLDAIWSWAGIKAEHRRKVAELLSMMGSLRPQSSERKLKWVFIRRQLLQELKLPEAVVNRLQTVASRFCGAADQALPRLRGALRADLHVKH